From one Ursus arctos isolate Adak ecotype North America unplaced genomic scaffold, UrsArc2.0 scaffold_26, whole genome shotgun sequence genomic stretch:
- the PDE6H gene encoding retinal cone rhodopsin-sensitive cGMP 3',5'-cyclic phosphodiesterase subunit gamma, whose protein sequence is MSDNTTLAPPASNQGPTTPRKGPPKFKQRQTRQFKSKPPKKGVKGFGDDIPGMEGLGTDITVICPWEAFSHLELHELAQFGII, encoded by the exons ATGAGTGACAACACTACTTTGGCTCCTCCAGCTTCAAACCAGGGTCCCACTACCCCACGCAAGGGGCCCCCCAAGTTCAAGCAGAGACAGACTCGCCAGTTCAAGAGCAAACCTCCTAAGAAAGGTGTGAAAGG atTTGGAGATGACATTCCAGGCATGGAGGGTCTGGGAACAG ATATCACGGTGATTTGTCCCTGGGAGGCATTCAGCCACCTGGAATTGCATGAGCTCGCTCAGTTTGGGATCATCTGA